The nucleotide sequence CAGGCGTCGTTGAATCTTGAAATGGGTTCCAACGGTGATACGGATCAGACTCACCCCAGCCAAAAAGACGTGACACTTCCCACTCAGAAAGTTCAGGTGGTGAACCGCGAATACGTGGCCTCCCTGATGCGCGAGATTTTCACCCGCTCTTCCGGGCCGGTGCCGAATCTTGAAAGTCTGCTGGAACAGTGGATTATCAACCGTGGCGCGCAGTACGGCCTGGGGTGCAATCCTTACAGCACTTACAGCGGGCGTGATTGCGGGGGAGACATCTCGAACTCGAATCTGCCGATCAAGACTGATGACAATACCGTACGTGAATCCTTCCGGGTGCAGTTCTGTGAAAACGTGCTGGGGATGGATGAGGGTGTGAACGCGATTCTGGAAAAAATCTCGAATCGTCCCGCGGCTCCGACGGCCGATGCCGTTCGTCAGGTGTATGGTTTGTTCTATCGTGGCGATGGGGCTTCAGACATCATTGTCGCAAGTTTATTGGACTATGACAAAACTCTGGCGTTGAAAGGGGAATCGGTCATCGAAAGATGGCGGGCTCTTTCACTGCAGGTGTGTGAATCACCAGGCTGGCAGTTACAATAGAGCCCACCCAGGAGGAGGAACCTCCGCTGCCGATGGAGACCTGCAAGGGAAAATCTGGGGAGACTCTTTGCAGATCCACCAAGAGCAGCGGAAATCCGGGTTACTTGATGTATTGAATAAGGTCTGCTTCTTCGAAGCGGACCTTTTTTTGATTTTGAAGGGCATCTTCCTGGTGGCGATAACCTAAAGCCACAGTGGCCACGGTTTTCCAGCCCGAGCCTTCCAGGCCCAGGATCTTGTCGTAAGCTGCCGGATCAAAACCCTCCATCGGAGTGGCATCGATTTTCAGCAACGCCGCAGTTTGCAGCAGGAAGCCCATGGCAATGTAAGCCTGGCGCTGGGACCAAACGCGAATCTTTTCTTCCGGTGCTTTCACCAGATTTTCAATCAGCATATTTTTGTATCCGTCCAAAGCGTCCAGAGGGGCGCTGCGGACTTCAGCCACGCGGTTAATGAACTTTTGTACGAAATCAGCATCCATCTTTTCCTTATAAAGGAAGACCACATAGTGGCTGGCGTCTGTAACTTGTGTTTGATTCCATGAGACCGGTTTTAGTTGATTTCGAACTTCCGGATTTTCAATAACCAGGAATTTCCACGGTTGTACACCGTAAGAGGATGGCGCCAAAGTCAGGGAATTACGCAGGGTTGTCCAATCTGCGTCCGAGATCTTTTTTGAGGCATCGAACTTTTTAGTGGCGTAACGCCACTCCAGGGCATCTTGGATCGTCTTATGGGTCATGGGAAGGGCTCCTTTAAATGTGTCAGATACAGGCACAGTATGCGGCGGATGGAGTTTAATTGCAACTATAAAAGATACATTTAAGGATTTCTCGCGTCTTCAGGGGCTTAATTCCTTGATATTGTTTATTTTTGAGGCTTAGGGTAGTATCTAGACATGGTTGATCAAAGGTTTTCTGTATCAGTTCATATTATGACCGCCCTGGCTTATCACAAGGGTGATCTGATGACGTCTGAAGAATTGGGCGCGAGCATTCGCACCAATCCGACGGTGATCCGCCGTTTGATCTCCAAGCTTGTTGATGCCGGACTTCTTACGTCCTTCAAGGGCAAGGCGGGGGGCGTGAAGCTTGCCAAAACCCCGAAAGAAATTTCTCTGCGTGATGTCTATGTGGCGATCACTGACAAGAAGCTGATTGCGACTCCGGACAAAGAACCATTCAAAAACTGTGTTGTCAGCTGCTCAATGAAAAAGCTGATGTGCGAGCTGGTGGATGGAATTGAAAACAACTCTATGGATTATCTGGGCGGGATCCGTTTGTCTGATCTGACGTCCAAAATCGCCAAATGAAGTCCGTCTATCCTGCCGAAGAAATTCGCGCTGAACGGATCACCTTAAAAAAGCACATAATTGAAATGGCTGAAACCATGTTTCAGTATGTTGATCAGGATCGCGAACGCCTGGGTCGCTTTCTGCCATGGGTGCCAATGATCAAGGGCGTTCATGATGAACGCGAATACATCGAGATGACCCGCGAGCAGTGGCAGGATTTCAAGATGTTCGACTATGGCATGTATCTGAATGATGGCGACATCTATATGGGGAACGTCGGCGTGCACACGATCAGCTGGGACAACGACCGCTGTGAACTGGGATACTGGATCCTTGGGAAATTCGAAGGCCATGGGTATGTGCGCGAAGCGGTGCTGGCTTTGGAAAAGGTCCTGTTTGCCCTTGGATTTTATCGAATTGAGATTCATTGTTCAGGTCTTAACAGCCGCAGCAGCTCTGTAGCTGAAAATTGTCAGTATAAATTCGAGGCCCGTCTGCGGCAGCACGCCATTGAAAACGGCTTAAGACGAGACACTTTGGTGTTCGCCAAACTTCGTGATGAACGATAAAAAACTCGAAATCGAAGAACTTCATCGCACTGCTTGCGAGTCCGGCAAGGACTCGTATGTCGATCCAGCCACCGGATACACTGTATTTACTGAGTTTTTTCACATGAAGCGCGGTCACTGCTGCGGTTCAGGCTGCAGACATTGCCCATGGAAAAAGAATAGTCAGAAAAGTCCAAATGAACCTACCGACCCGACGTAAGTGTTGAAAGCTTCGGCATTTTCGCCGAAAGAAAAACACTCAATTCTGTTTTTGAGCCACCGAAAAGAAGATCGTCACTGTTATGATTTGTGCAGGTGGGGTGCGTTGGTATGTCGTTTAATTATCAAAAAAACAAAGAACATTCGAGCGACAGTTTTTGGACGTCGTATTCGGATTTATTCTTGGGTTTAAGCACGATCTTCCTTCTTTTGTATGTCACATCCAGTTTGCGTACGGGCACCGATGCCTTGCGCGGGCAGGTGGAAAACCAGAAGCTTTCCATGAAAGTGGAAGAACTGGAAAGCCAGTTGAAGATGTACGAGAACGTGAAGAATGAGTATCTGGCCGGACAGGCACCTAAAGATGAGGTGCAGGAGTATGAAGAGCTTATGGACAAGCTGACCTTGCTTCAGGAAGACGCCAAGACTGAAAAAGAGCGTCTGATCCAGGAAGCCCGTGAAAACGGGGACAAAGTCAAAGCTCTGAACAAGTACCAGCAAATGGTGCGCAACGTTCTTAATGCCAACAAGATGGCCAAGTCCAAATTGATCAATCGTGATGATCTGATCAAAGAGCAGGATGTGGAAATCGAAACCCAGGAAACCGAGATTGCTGATCTGAATAAAGACATTCAGAACAAAAAGCAGCTGATCGCTCAGGGTGAACAAAAGATCGCAGTCACACAGGCGCAGTTGCAAAAGCGTCTGACTGAACTGCGTGTGGCTTACAAAAACAACAAACTGTCAAAACAACTGTTTGAACAGAAGATGGCTCAGGCCCGAGCTGACGGCAACCAAAAGGTGGCTCAGCTGAATCAGGTCAATGCCCAGTATCAGATGCAACTGAACCAGGCCAATGTGCAATTGGGTCAGGTGCAGGGTGAACTTTCCAAAACTCAAGGCATGCTGGCGCAGAAGGAAGACGAAGCCACTCATCTGGCAGGCGCTCTGTCCCGCACCAAGGCTGAAACTGGCGCGCGTATCGCGGGTCTGGAATCAGGTCTGGCAGATGAAAAAGCCCGTGGTGCCAAACGTGTAGCATCTTTGCAGGAAGGTTTTGCGGAAGAAAAAGCAGCGATGGCTGCTGGCTTCGGTAAAGAGAAAGCGGCCATGGCGGCAGGCTATGGCAAAGAAAAAGCCGCCTTGCAGGGCGCTTTGAGCGACACGCAAGGACAGCTGGCGAAAGCAAGAGCAGAAATCGAAGCGCGTAAATCCGTGGCGGGTGAAATTCAGAAGGGTTTCGCCAAAGCCGGTATCAAAGCTGATATCGACCTGCAGACGGGCGATGTGGTTCTGGATTTCGGTCAGGCTTACTTTGACAGTGACTCGGACCGTCTGAAGCACGAGATGAAAGGTGTCCTGGAAAAAGCGATGCCGATTTATTCCCGGTCTTTGTTCGGCAATCCGAAAGTGTCTGACAAAATTTCCGCGGTGGAAATCATCGGTTTTGCCTCACCAACGTATCAGGGGCGCTTCGTCGACCCACACAGCTCCAAGCCGGCAGACAAAGCCGCTTTGAAGTACAACATGGATTTAAGTTACCGTCGTGCGAACTCCATCTTCAGTTACATGCTGGATGAAGGGAACATGAGATTTGAGCATCAGCGCGAGCTCTTGGCCCTTATGAAGGTTTCCGGACGAAGCTTCCTGGAAGTCATGAAGGTGCAAAATCGCAATATCGCCACAGCAGCCGAGTTCTGCAAGCAGAACGACTGTAAAAAGGCGCAGCGGGTAATCATCCGCTTTAACATGGATCAAAAGAAATAAAAGGGGTGGGTTGTGACAACGAAGGCATTTGCTGAGTATTTCATTATAAGTTTGCCGTATGTGATGGGCGCCGTCTTTCTGGTCGGTTTGTTCTTCCGTGCGGTTATCTACTACACGGTCCGCCGCCATGAATCTTTCGCGCGTGAATTTGAAAAGCGTGTGAATCGTTTCATCGAAGCTGAGGTTCCGGGCAAGGTCGACAATGTGTCGTTCTATGTTCTGACCAAAAAGCTTCTGGAAAGAACTTACTACGAAGTTTTCGAAATCCGTGACCGCATGAAGCGCAGAAAGCCCGACAACGTGATGTCGGCCAGTGACCGTGTGTTCCTGGTTCGTCAGGGCTGTGCTTGGCTGGTAAAGGATATTCTGAAACAGGTGAAGTTCCTGCGCTGGACGGATGACAATCCGAAGCTTCTGAATATCACCAAGGCGACTTTGCAACATAATCCTTGTTTCAACAAGGTCTTTGGCGTGATCCCGATGGTTGGTATGAACGACCTGATTTCGATTTTGCCGGGCCTGTTTGTCGTGGCGGGGATCCTGGGTACCTTCATCGGTATCGCGGGTGGGTTGCAGGAACTGGGCACGATGAATTTGCAGGATCTGGAAAATACCAAAAACATCATGGATCGCTTCCTGCACGAGATCTCTTTTGCGATGAAAACATCCATCGCCGGGATTATCTTCTCGTTGTTGGCGCACGTGACGAACGTGATTCTTTCCCCGGAAAGAGCTTACGTGTCCATGATCGACCGTTTCGAGAGTTCTTTGGATTTGTTGTGGTATCGCGCTGACAACAATAATTTCCCAGCTCATGAGCGCCCATTTGATGAACATCGTGATGCCGTTGAAGCTTTGGCCGAAGATGCCCTTAATAAGGAAATCGGAAAAACAGCGGCGGTGGTCAGAGGAGCTTAATTGAACAAGTTTATCGTCACAATCCACAGGAAGGATCAGGTGCTAAGCCGTGAGGTGAACAAAGACTCGTTCACCATGGGCCGCTCTTTGGATTGTGACTTGTCCTTGAACGATAACAACATCAGCCGGGTGCACCTGGTTGTGAGTCGTCGCTGGAACCAGATCTGGATTGAGGATAAAAATTCATCCAACGGGACCTATATCAATGGCACCCGCATCGTTCAGGGAACCCCGGTCAACGTGGTTCCCTCCGATCGTATCCAGCTGGGCCGATCTGAATACATTCTGAACCTGGATCTTTTCGTTGAAGAACCAGCGCCCGAACCAGAACTGGAGCCGTCGATTTCCCAATCTGCGGCAGCCATGCCGGAAGACGAAGATGCGCCATTGGAGGCCACGGTGGCCATGCCGGCACCGAACATGGCGCCATTCCAGGCGGAAAAAATCCTGCACGAAGCCAAGCGCAAAGCGGCGCAAATCATTATGGAAGGCGAAACCCAGGCTGAACGCCGGGTGCAGGTCATCTATCAAAAAGCCCGTGAAGCCCAGGCCCAGGCTGAGCTGTTCTATCAGACCCGCATGGCGGAAGCGCACAAGGAAGCTGATGCCATTCTGGCAGATTTCCAGAAGCAAGGGCAAAGCCTGCTGCACGATGCGCGCAATATGTCTCAGGAACTGCGTGAAGAAGTCGATTCTTACGTTCAGGGCCTGCGCCAGAAGGCCCGCAAAGACACTGAAGACATTATTTCTGAAGCCACTTTGGCTGCCGAGAAAATGAAAGACGAAGCCATTGCCCACGGTCGTGAGCTGGCCCGTCAGGAAAGCGAAGCGCTGCTGAAAACCAGCCGCGAGGAAGCGGACCGAATTTTGGATTTCTCGAAACTGCAGATTGAGGAAACTCAAGCCCGTATTCGTACAGACCTGGAAAATTCCCAGGAACTGAATCAGCGGACTTTGCAGGAAGCCGAGGCCGAAGCCGAAAGATTGTTGAATGAATCCCGCACGCAGATTCGCGATGCGGAAGCGCGCCTGCGGGAAGAATCTGAACTAGCACGCAATGATAACGCTTCCTTGATCGCCACAGCCAAGGCCACCGCCGACCAGCTATTGCAGCAGGCCAAGGTCGACGGTGAACAGCAGATTCAATTGGCGAATGATAAAGTTCAGGAAATCACCGCTGTCAGCACTGAAAAACAGACGGTCTTAAATGAGCTTCTGGAAAATGTTGCGGCCCGCACGGCGGAACTGCAAAAAGCCACTGAAGATTTGAGCAAAACCCGTACTGACAATTCCGATCTTCTTTCGCAGGTGGAAAAAGGCCAGGCTTTGCTGAAAGAGCTTCAAACGACCCATGCAGATCTGGAAAAACAGAAAGCTTCTTTGGAAGCTTCTTTAAAAGGTTTGCAGGAAAAACAGGCCCATCTGACCATGGATGTGCATGATATCGAATCCAAGAAAAATCATCTGTTCAAGGAATACGACGCGCAAAAGATTTTCCTGAATGAAAAACTGGAAAAAGAAAAATCCCAGATGGCGAAATCGGAAGAGGAACGCCTGGAAGAACAGCGTCTGGAGATGTCCAAGCGTCTGCAGAAAATGGAGCGCGATCTGCTGGATGACGTGATCCGCAAGAAAAATTCCATGGTGAAGGACATCCACTCGGCGATTGAAAAAGAGATCGTGATGCTGATGGAGCCTGAAAAATGGCGCAATATCAGCCAGTCCGTGGAAAATCACATCACCGAGGCCATCGATGGCAAAGTGGCGACCTTGTCCCAGTCTTCGATGAGCGAAAAGCCAGTGGATCTGATGAAGAAGCGCAAAAACGAAAAGCTTCGCTGGGTCACCATGGGTCTTGCCATGGGGGCCGTGGGCTATTTCGTCAGTCAGATTGTCGTGGATCGGGTTGTAAAGGATCAGACTCCGATGCAGACCATGGTCAGCAACGAGGCCAAGAAACGTCAGGATGAACTGGAAAAACGCAAATTCAATCCGCCTCAGGCGGAAGAGATCAAAGACTCTTACACTGATGCGGTTATCTATACCCGTAACTATCTGGACATCTATACCGATGCCCAGTTCCAGCAGAAGCTTTACAAGGCCGCTTCCCAGTACCTGCTGAAAACCTGGCGCGTGGATGAAGATAAGTCCATTCAGGTCATTTCATCGGCCAATGCATTGGTGAAAGAACTGGCAGACCGCAAAACCAAAATCCATCCGGACTTTATCAAAGAGGGCATAGAAAAAATGCGCGAGCTGGAAAATCAGTCGTTGGCGCGCATGAAAGACGTCCTGGGCACCGAAGTTCGTCTGGAATCCTATCGTCGCTTCGAACGCAATTTCTATAAAGAAGAAGTCCAAAGAAGAAGAATGGCCCAGCACTAGGCCTTTTTAAGGGTCCTTACGGGGCAAACGGGGCTTCGCCGCCGCGTTTTGTTGCTAGTCTCGGCTTCCAAAATACGATACATAGTGGGTGATTTTCTTATCTTAATGACGCACGTTGTTGCGGAGGTTTGTTATGATGTCACCTGGGCATGAGCAGCAGATTACAATTCTTGCTGGCGTGGTTGTTCTTCTCTTTGCGGTTATTTTCGGCGCTCTGATTTTGGGGATGATGAAGAATGCGAAGAAGCGTTCTCAGGAGCTGACCCATGAAGCCAAACGAGAAATGCCGACGACTTCCGAGCAACCGGAAGAACTTCCACTGGCGCACATTGATTCCACGGGCAACGTGGTTTCTGATTTGTCTGTGCCGGATCTGCATGATGCGGCAGTGGTGATTGAAGAAAAGGCCGTCGACCTTGCAGTGGCGCTTAAAAAAACCGAAGAAAATCTTTTCGGCCGAATTCGCAGCCTGTTTAAGTCTGAAACCAGCAACAAGCATCTGGAAGAGATCGAAGAAATTCTTTACACCAGCGACCTGGGCCCAGCGACTGTGCAGCGTCTGATGGGTGCGATTGAAGACAAGCTTTCCAAAAAAGAGCGCGCCGACTACGACACAGTTCGTGAAGCGTTGAAAGAAGAAATCAAAAATATCTTCCAGGGGTCTCATTCCACTTCGGTGGGCACGGGCATCCTTTCCAAGATACAGTTCGCAGCTGAAGGCCCAACAGTATTGATGATTGTGGGTGTGAATGGAGCGGGTAAAACCACTTCCATTGGTAAAATCTCGGCGCAATTGGCAGCAGAAGGCAAAAAGGTTCTAGTGGCGGCCGGTGATACATTCCGTGCAGCGGCAGGCGGGCAGTTGAAAGTCTGGACTGATCGCGCTCAGGTTGAAATCTTTTCTCCGGAAGGTGTGACCGATCCAAGTGCGGTGGCGTTTGATGCCGTCGCTAAGGGCAAAGGTCAGGGCTATGACGTTGTGATCGTGGATACTGCGGGTCGTTTGCACACTCAAGCCAATCTGATGGAAGAGATCAAAAAAATGAAACGTGTGATGTCCAAGGTGATCCCGGAAGCTCCGCACGAGACTTTGATCGTTCTGGATGCGAATTCGGGCCAGAATGCTTTGATGCAGGCTAAAGAATTCCACAACGCTCTGACTTTGACCGGAGCGGTCCTGACTAAAATGGACGGCACGGCGAAAGGTGGCGTGGCTGTAGGGCTGGCGCAGGAACTTCATATTCCGATTAAATTGATCGGAGTGGGGGAGCGTATTCAGGATCTGCGCACGTTCTCGTCCCAAGAATTTGTAAATTCCCTGTTTCAATAGTGTGGTTTTTGGGAATCGTGACAAGGAACTGACAGATTCCTGACGGAATTCCCGGAACAACTCGGTTATAAGAGAGCCTCAAAACCTAAAGGGGGCTCTTATGAAATCCATCGTTTTCGCTTTCGCTCTATTGGCTTTGCCAGCTCTTTCCCAGGCTCAGACTTGTTACCGTGCGACGGAGGCTTTGCCGGCAGGTGTTCCAGCCATTCTATGTATGGATTCATTGGCTTTGTCTGCTGATGAAACTAAACTTGAAATCACCACTGAAGACTATTCTGTTCCGGCTTTTCTGGATGTGGTTTCAACCAGCCGTCACAATGAAGACAAATTGAACTTTAAAGCACAGGGTTCTTTGGTGGATATCTGGCAAAGTGGCTGCGGTGAAGGTCTGTCTGCAAAACTGCAGATCAGCGGCCGCACCGAGTACGGCGAGATTTATCCTCACACTTTGAACGTTTCAGTGGAAGTGGCAGAAACTAATGACACCTGCCACTCCAAACCTTCGAAATACACAGTTCCGTTCGCTTTGATCACTGAATAGTTCAGAAACTATTTTTGATCAGCGATGCGCTGAATATGATCTGACTTATAAACATGAAAGCCCGGGTGAAAGTTCAAGGTGGCAATAGCCATAGCCCGGGCAATCGTGTTGGCTTTGATGGCGCGGTACTTTTTCAATGGTCCTACCATCAGCTTGTTCAGAATCGGACTGAGTTTCTGGGCGATGTCTTCGCCTGTGCGCGATTCTTTGCGTTCACCCAAAATCAAAGACGGTTGAAACACTTCAATCTGCGGGATTTTTAGTTTTCGCAGTTCGTGTTCCATTTCACCTTTGACCCGGTTGTAGAAGATACTGGAACCGGCGTCGGCACCCATGGCCGAAATCACCAGGAACTTTTGTGCGCCACAGGCTTCAGCGACTTTTGCAAAATTCACGACATAGTCATAGTCCACTTTACGGAAAGCGGCTTGTGATCCCGCCTTTTTGATTGTGGTCCCCAGACAACAAATAAAGACCCCGGCCTTCAGCAGATCTTTGCGCTGCTCAAGACTGTCAAAATCCATGATGATGTTTTCGACGTGGGGAGGAATGCGACCCATCGGGCCGCGAGAGATGGCCTTGATAGAGCGGACTTCATCAAGGTGGGCCAAAAGAAGAAGGAGCTCGTGTCCCACGAGCCCCGTCGCACCTGCTATGCAGATATCTG is from Bdellovibrio bacteriovorus str. Tiberius and encodes:
- a CDS encoding NAD(P)H-dependent oxidoreductase; translated protein: MTHKTIQDALEWRYATKKFDASKKISDADWTTLRNSLTLAPSSYGVQPWKFLVIENPEVRNQLKPVSWNQTQVTDASHYVVFLYKEKMDADFVQKFINRVAEVRSAPLDALDGYKNMLIENLVKAPEEKIRVWSQRQAYIAMGFLLQTAALLKIDATPMEGFDPAAYDKILGLEGSGWKTVATVALGYRHQEDALQNQKKVRFEEADLIQYIK
- a CDS encoding RrF2 family transcriptional regulator, translating into MVDQRFSVSVHIMTALAYHKGDLMTSEELGASIRTNPTVIRRLISKLVDAGLLTSFKGKAGGVKLAKTPKEISLRDVYVAITDKKLIATPDKEPFKNCVVSCSMKKLMCELVDGIENNSMDYLGGIRLSDLTSKIAK
- a CDS encoding GNAT family N-acetyltransferase yields the protein MKSVYPAEEIRAERITLKKHIIEMAETMFQYVDQDRERLGRFLPWVPMIKGVHDEREYIEMTREQWQDFKMFDYGMYLNDGDIYMGNVGVHTISWDNDRCELGYWILGKFEGHGYVREAVLALEKVLFALGFYRIEIHCSGLNSRSSSVAENCQYKFEARLRQHAIENGLRRDTLVFAKLRDER
- a CDS encoding DUF5522 domain-containing protein, giving the protein MNDKKLEIEELHRTACESGKDSYVDPATGYTVFTEFFHMKRGHCCGSGCRHCPWKKNSQKSPNEPTDPT
- a CDS encoding microtubule-binding protein, which codes for MGLSTIFLLLYVTSSLRTGTDALRGQVENQKLSMKVEELESQLKMYENVKNEYLAGQAPKDEVQEYEELMDKLTLLQEDAKTEKERLIQEARENGDKVKALNKYQQMVRNVLNANKMAKSKLINRDDLIKEQDVEIETQETEIADLNKDIQNKKQLIAQGEQKIAVTQAQLQKRLTELRVAYKNNKLSKQLFEQKMAQARADGNQKVAQLNQVNAQYQMQLNQANVQLGQVQGELSKTQGMLAQKEDEATHLAGALSRTKAETGARIAGLESGLADEKARGAKRVASLQEGFAEEKAAMAAGFGKEKAAMAAGYGKEKAALQGALSDTQGQLAKARAEIEARKSVAGEIQKGFAKAGIKADIDLQTGDVVLDFGQAYFDSDSDRLKHEMKGVLEKAMPIYSRSLFGNPKVSDKISAVEIIGFASPTYQGRFVDPHSSKPADKAALKYNMDLSYRRANSIFSYMLDEGNMRFEHQRELLALMKVSGRSFLEVMKVQNRNIATAAEFCKQNDCKKAQRVIIRFNMDQKK
- a CDS encoding FHA domain-containing protein — translated: MNKFIVTIHRKDQVLSREVNKDSFTMGRSLDCDLSLNDNNISRVHLVVSRRWNQIWIEDKNSSNGTYINGTRIVQGTPVNVVPSDRIQLGRSEYILNLDLFVEEPAPEPELEPSISQSAAAMPEDEDAPLEATVAMPAPNMAPFQAEKILHEAKRKAAQIIMEGETQAERRVQVIYQKAREAQAQAELFYQTRMAEAHKEADAILADFQKQGQSLLHDARNMSQELREEVDSYVQGLRQKARKDTEDIISEATLAAEKMKDEAIAHGRELARQESEALLKTSREEADRILDFSKLQIEETQARIRTDLENSQELNQRTLQEAEAEAERLLNESRTQIRDAEARLREESELARNDNASLIATAKATADQLLQQAKVDGEQQIQLANDKVQEITAVSTEKQTVLNELLENVAARTAELQKATEDLSKTRTDNSDLLSQVEKGQALLKELQTTHADLEKQKASLEASLKGLQEKQAHLTMDVHDIESKKNHLFKEYDAQKIFLNEKLEKEKSQMAKSEEERLEEQRLEMSKRLQKMERDLLDDVIRKKNSMVKDIHSAIEKEIVMLMEPEKWRNISQSVENHITEAIDGKVATLSQSSMSEKPVDLMKKRKNEKLRWVTMGLAMGAVGYFVSQIVVDRVVKDQTPMQTMVSNEAKKRQDELEKRKFNPPQAEEIKDSYTDAVIYTRNYLDIYTDAQFQQKLYKAASQYLLKTWRVDEDKSIQVISSANALVKELADRKTKIHPDFIKEGIEKMRELENQSLARMKDVLGTEVRLESYRRFERNFYKEEVQRRRMAQH
- the ftsY gene encoding signal recognition particle-docking protein FtsY — protein: MMSPGHEQQITILAGVVVLLFAVIFGALILGMMKNAKKRSQELTHEAKREMPTTSEQPEELPLAHIDSTGNVVSDLSVPDLHDAAVVIEEKAVDLAVALKKTEENLFGRIRSLFKSETSNKHLEEIEEILYTSDLGPATVQRLMGAIEDKLSKKERADYDTVREALKEEIKNIFQGSHSTSVGTGILSKIQFAAEGPTVLMIVGVNGAGKTTSIGKISAQLAAEGKKVLVAAGDTFRAAAGGQLKVWTDRAQVEIFSPEGVTDPSAVAFDAVAKGKGQGYDVVIVDTAGRLHTQANLMEEIKKMKRVMSKVIPEAPHETLIVLDANSGQNALMQAKEFHNALTLTGAVLTKMDGTAKGGVAVGLAQELHIPIKLIGVGERIQDLRTFSSQEFVNSLFQ
- a CDS encoding nucleoside-diphosphate sugar epimerase, giving the protein MNYPTDICIAGATGLVGHELLLLLAHLDEVRSIKAISRGPMGRIPPHVENIIMDFDSLEQRKDLLKAGVFICCLGTTIKKAGSQAAFRKVDYDYVVNFAKVAEACGAQKFLVISAMGADAGSSIFYNRVKGEMEHELRKLKIPQIEVFQPSLILGERKESRTGEDIAQKLSPILNKLMVGPLKKYRAIKANTIARAMAIATLNFHPGFHVYKSDHIQRIADQK